The proteins below are encoded in one region of Betaproteobacteria bacterium:
- a CDS encoding LapA family protein, protein MNVMTALTWAIRLTIFVFLVVFATQNADPVSLRLLPGVIWQVSLVTALLVFFVGGVMLGALSLLGVIFRQRHEISRLKRVETRAPVSGKQVVSHLE, encoded by the coding sequence TTGAATGTCATGACAGCTCTGACCTGGGCCATTCGCCTAACTATATTTGTTTTTCTGGTTGTTTTCGCAACCCAAAATGCCGATCCGGTGAGTCTTCGTCTCCTTCCTGGGGTTATCTGGCAGGTGTCACTTGTGACGGCCTTGCTGGTGTTCTTTGTCGGAGGAGTGATGCTCGGAGCGCTTTCCTTGCTCGGCGTGATTTTTCGTCAGCGTCATGAAATCTCGCGCTTGAAGCGTGTAGAGACTCGAGCCCCCGTTTCAGGCAAGCAAGTAGTTTCGCACCTCGAATGA
- a CDS encoding integration host factor subunit beta, with protein sequence MTKSELIARLAERFPQLVAKDADFAVKMILDAMSEALVRGDRIEIRGFGSFALNYRPPRTGRNPKSGEKVGVPAKWVPHFKAGKELRERVDLAI encoded by the coding sequence ATGACCAAATCCGAGCTCATCGCCCGGCTGGCGGAGCGTTTTCCTCAGCTTGTGGCGAAAGATGCAGATTTTGCGGTCAAGATGATTCTTGATGCGATGTCCGAAGCACTAGTGCGAGGGGATCGCATTGAGATCCGCGGATTCGGCAGCTTTGCGCTCAACTACCGGCCACCGCGTACTGGCCGCAACCCCAAGTCAGGGGAAAAGGTTGGCGTACCGGCCAAGTGGGTTCCCCACTTCAAGGCCGGAAAAGAATTGCGCGAACGGGTTGATCTGGCAATCTGA